The nucleotide window CCCTCGGCCAGCATCACCAGGATCCCCTTCGGCTTTGGCAGCAGGAAGGACATCATGCCCCCCTCGGCGTCGATCAGCGCCGCCATGTCGGTGGCCATGGCGGCCAGCAGCTCGCCGCCGAAGACGCGCTTGCCCTCGACCCGGCCGGTGACGCTCACCGCCAGGTGGCAGTCCTGCTCGGTATCGAAGCGCACCACCGCCTTGTCGTCCTTGAGCGCCTTGTCGTAGGGCAGCAGCAGCTCGCCCTGGTCGTTGGCCAGCAGCGGGTAGCTCTGGCCGCCGGCGAAGATGTCGATGGGGGTGAAGTCGCAGGCGCCGCCCTGGGCCTTGAGGGCGAAGGAGAGCCTGGCCAGGGGATAATGGCCCTTGTGGTAGATCTTGAGGCGATCAAAGAAGCCGTCGTAGTTGAGCATCACCGTCTCGGCCGCCGCCGGCGCCGCCAGGGCGGCCCCGAACAGGGCCAGTACCAGCCTATTCATCCATGTATCTCCTGTTATGGCGGATCATGGCCAGCAGCTCCTGGACATAATCCTCGCGGCGCTCTGAGTAGCTGAGCAGGCCCCAGACCAGCTCGCCGGCCCTGGGCGTCTCGCCGGCCTGGCGCTGGGCGGCCCGGATGGCACGCAGCTCCCGGTAGGCGCCGTGGGTATTGATGTTGTGCAGGTAGCTGCGCACCGAGTCCTGGGGACTGTCGAACCTGGCCACCTCGTGGCGCTGGTTGGGACCACGCTGCAGGGGCACCAGGCCACAGCCGGGCTGGTAGCACCACTGGCCGAAGAAGTTGTAGCCCTGGCGGGCGAAGCGGGAGTTGCCCCAGGCGGACTCGTTGGCGGCCTGGGCCAGCACCATGGCCAGCGGCAGTATGTCGACCCGGCTCAGCAGCTCCTGCCTGCCCGCTTCGTCCAGGGGCCAGGTCAGCTCATAGTCGCTGGCCAGCTGCGCCAGCCAGTGCTGCTCCGCCTCGCTTGGCTCCGCCTTGTCCAGCACGCTCTCCAGCCGGGCCCGCTCGGCCAGGATGCGGGCGTTTTCCGCCTCCACCAGGGGTTTGAGGTAGGCAAAGAAGGCCTTTTTCTTCTCGGTGGTCCGGTCATACTGGCCGAAATCCGGCAGCTGGCTGTCCACCAGCTTGGCATCCCGGGCCGGCGGCGGCCCCGGCTGGCGCAGCGTCAGCAATACCCCGGCCAACAGCGCCAGCAGCAACAGCGGCGCCTTGAGCACATGCAGGCTTCTCATGCGGCCAGCACCCCCTGGCGGCCACGGATGGCCAGCCTTACGCCGAACAGCTCCCGGTACAACACCCCGTGCAGGTTGAAGTACCAGGGCACGGCCCAGACGAAAAGCAGCCCGAAGCTGAGCACCCCGGCCATCAGCGCCAGTCCGCCCAGCAGCTGCACCAGCAGGATCTGCCAGCCGTAGCGAACCGCCAGGTGCAACCCCAGGCGCAGCGCCGCCAATGGGCTGAGGCCCTTGTCGGCCACCAGCGGTAAGGTGAAGCAGAAGGCCACCAGCAGGAACAGGCCGGGCAGCAGGAACAGGCTCAGTCCCAGCTGCACCAGCACCGAACTGAGCAGGGCCGCCAGGCTCAGGCGGCTGGCCAGGGGATACCAGGCCAGGGCTTGGCGGAAGCTGGGCGGGATCCCCACGGAGCGGAAGATGCCCAGCATGTGCAGACCGGTGATCAAGGGGGCGGTCAGGCCGAGGATCAGCAGCTGGCTGAACAGGGCCAGGCCCAGGTGCTCCTGGGGCAGTCCCAGTGCTGGCGCCAGGCCGGCCAACAGGACGTCCAGGCCATACCAGCCCAGGCCCAGGGCCAGGAAGGTGACCGTCATGGCCAGGCTGCCCTGGCGGCTGTGCTGCCAGGCCTCCTTGAGGATGGCCTTCATGTCCAGTTGGATCTCGCCCCTCAGGGCCTTGTCCGGATCGCCACCGAGTTTCAGTTCGGTGGCCTTGTCCTGTTCGTCAATCATGCTTTTTCTTGTTGTCTGGCCAGCAGCTCCTGGCGGCGCGCTTCCTTCTCGGCCTTGAGCCTGGCCACGTCCACGGCGATGTGCTGCTGGTTGCGCTGTTTGGCCAGTTCGATCTGCTTCTGGCGTTCTTCGAAACGCTGGCGGCGCTCCTCGGTCATGCTGTCGTAGCAATGGGGGCAGACCACGCCCTGCATGTACCGCTCGCTTGCCTTGTCGGCCTCGGTGATGGGGCGGCGGCAGGCGTAGCACTGGTCGTACTGGCCCTGCTCCAGGCCGTGCTTGACGGCGACCCGCTGGTCGAACACGAAGCACTCGCCCTGCCACAGGCTCTCCTCCTGCGGCACCTCCTCCAGGTACTTGAGGATGCCGCCGTCCAGGTGGTAGACCTCGTCGAAGCCCTGCTCCTTGAGGTAGGCGGTGGATTTCTCGCAGCGGATACCACCGGTGCAGAACATGGCCACCTTCTTGTGTTTGGTCGGATCCAGGTTTTCCTTCACGTAGGCGGGGAATTCGCGGAAGGTCTCGGTATTGGGATTGAGGGCGCCCTTGAAGGTGCCTATGCCCACCTCGTAGTCGTTACGGGTGTCCACCAGCAGCACCTCGGGATCGGAGATCAGCGCGTTCCAGTCCTTGGGGCTCACGTAGGTGCCGACCACCCTGTTGGGGTCTATGCCTTCCACGCCCATGGTGACGATTTCCTTCTTCAGCTTGACCTTGGTGCGGTAGAAGGCCTGCTCGTCGGCAAAGGACTCCTTGTAGCTCAGGCCCTCGAATTCTTTGTGGCTGAGCAGCCAGTCACGCACCGCGTCTATGCCGGCACGGGGACCGCAGACGGTGCCGTTGATCCCCTCGGCGGCCAGCAGCAGGGTGCCCTTGACCTCGTTTTCCAGCATGCAGTCGAGCAGCGGCTGGCGCAGGGACTCATAGTGGGGAAGACGAACGAACTTGTAGAGGGCGGCAACAACATAGTGGCCCATGGTGAGACTCCTTTGGCTGACCGGCCCGTAAAGCCGGCGCGAAATTTAGGGGCGCCATTGTAGCAAAGTCAGCTGCCCAGGCCACCCTCAGGCCGGGGCCAGTCCCCACAGCAGCTTGGCGGCCAAGGCCAGCAGCACCAGTCCCAGCAGCCGGTCCACCCAGTAGCCCTTGGCGGCCAGGAAGCGACCCAGGGGGCCGGCGGTCAGCAGCACCGACAGCACCACGAACCAGAGGCCGGTGGCGATGGACAGGTAGGCGGCAATGCCGACCATGGTCCAGCCGCTGGGGGCGGCGCTCAACAC belongs to Gallaecimonas sp. GXIMD4217 and includes:
- a CDS encoding rhodanese-related sulfurtransferase — its product is MGHYVVAALYKFVRLPHYESLRQPLLDCMLENEVKGTLLLAAEGINGTVCGPRAGIDAVRDWLLSHKEFEGLSYKESFADEQAFYRTKVKLKKEIVTMGVEGIDPNRVVGTYVSPKDWNALISDPEVLLVDTRNDYEVGIGTFKGALNPNTETFREFPAYVKENLDPTKHKKVAMFCTGGIRCEKSTAYLKEQGFDEVYHLDGGILKYLEEVPQEESLWQGECFVFDQRVAVKHGLEQGQYDQCYACRRPITEADKASERYMQGVVCPHCYDSMTEERRQRFEERQKQIELAKQRNQQHIAVDVARLKAEKEARRQELLARQQEKA
- a CDS encoding glucosaminidase domain-containing protein, translating into MRSLHVLKAPLLLLALLAGVLLTLRQPGPPPARDAKLVDSQLPDFGQYDRTTEKKKAFFAYLKPLVEAENARILAERARLESVLDKAEPSEAEQHWLAQLASDYELTWPLDEAGRQELLSRVDILPLAMVLAQAANESAWGNSRFARQGYNFFGQWCYQPGCGLVPLQRGPNQRHEVARFDSPQDSVRSYLHNINTHGAYRELRAIRAAQRQAGETPRAGELVWGLLSYSERREDYVQELLAMIRHNRRYMDE
- a CDS encoding DUF2987 domain-containing protein; protein product: MNRLVLALFGAALAAPAAAETVMLNYDGFFDRLKIYHKGHYPLARLSFALKAQGGACDFTPIDIFAGGQSYPLLANDQGELLLPYDKALKDDKAVVRFDTEQDCHLAVSVTGRVEGKRVFGGELLAAMATDMAALIDAEGGMMSFLLPKPKGILVMLAEGTQVEKAPHHQMKAGRLYIAQEALTPQAGLRLSQAPLAIRPWFGQ